From Chryseobacterium joostei, the proteins below share one genomic window:
- a CDS encoding FtsL-like putative cell division protein produces the protein MAKRTTNRPQKRLTFIDIIKGNFLNRDEIKIHYRYFLLLFILMMAMIYSNHLVNKKIRIVNALKEETEEYKSRNAYAQSKLIKVKMESELGKEVARDSLMTLENHPHKLLIKLDSTDAKAK, from the coding sequence TTGGCAAAAAGAACAACAAATCGCCCACAGAAGAGACTCACTTTTATAGACATTATAAAAGGAAACTTTCTGAATCGTGATGAGATCAAAATACATTACAGGTATTTTCTCTTGTTGTTTATCTTGATGATGGCCATGATTTATAGTAATCACCTCGTCAACAAGAAAATTAGAATTGTAAACGCCTTAAAGGAAGAAACAGAAGAATATAAATCGAGAAACGCTTACGCTCAAAGTAAGCTGATCAAGGTAAAAATGGAATCAGAGCTGGGGAAAGAGGTTGCCCGGGACTCATTAATGACCCTGGAAAACCATCCTCATAAATTGCTAATAAAACTGGACAGTACAGATGCAAAAGCAAAATGA